A window of the Leptolyngbya subtilissima AS-A7 genome harbors these coding sequences:
- the hflX gene encoding GTPase HflX, which produces MATVHGNLQGIKSSHIKQLEKLYDQRLPGDRLLTPEIAEQLATLSQTIHHPISGYVNRRGQIIRVGVGTPLQTQLAETDLPRRSGDRLSGIRCITVQFQPPDPSAFIALIRQRLDALVVLIVADPKGNKHRKDKADASIQQMHLAHIVPDPEQPWTVEAIAPNTLFEEDFDERIHEWERDIQAAGFDLSDAPTGQADRDRVLLVGVMAEGMTEQQFEDSIGELVRLVESAQGEVVGMVQQKRSRPDSQTVIGQGKVEEVTLEAQRSRANLVVFNRDISATQARNLEEQIGLLVVDRTEVILDIFAQRARSQAGKLQVELAQLEYMLPRLRGRGQAMSRLGAGIGTRGPGETKLETERRTIQRRINQLQQEVDQLQAHRARLRHQRENQDMPAIALVGYTNAGKSTLLNTLTQADIYTADQLFATLDPTTRRLTVMDPDTGDRRDLLLTDTVGFIHHLPPALMDAFRATLEEVTEADALLHVVDLSHPAWERHIQSVQEVLDELPSSPGDVLLVFNKVDRTDSETLTLAQQTYPNALFISATERLGLETLRQRLVQFIDAHGMTPPEIIPSK; this is translated from the coding sequence ATGGCAACTGTTCACGGCAATCTTCAAGGGATTAAATCTAGCCATATTAAACAGTTAGAGAAGCTTTACGATCAGCGATTGCCGGGCGATCGCTTGCTCACCCCCGAGATTGCTGAGCAACTCGCCACCCTCAGTCAGACCATTCACCATCCCATCAGCGGCTACGTCAACCGTCGCGGACAAATCATTCGGGTGGGAGTCGGCACTCCCCTGCAGACACAGCTTGCTGAAACCGATCTGCCTCGTCGCAGCGGCGATCGCCTCAGCGGCATCCGCTGCATAACGGTCCAGTTTCAGCCTCCCGACCCCAGCGCTTTCATCGCTCTGATACGCCAACGGCTAGATGCCCTGGTGGTGCTAATCGTGGCCGACCCCAAAGGCAACAAACACCGCAAAGACAAAGCCGATGCTTCCATCCAACAGATGCACCTAGCCCACATCGTTCCCGACCCAGAACAGCCGTGGACCGTAGAAGCGATCGCCCCCAACACCCTGTTCGAAGAAGACTTTGACGAGCGCATTCACGAATGGGAACGCGATATCCAGGCTGCGGGATTTGATCTATCCGACGCGCCAACCGGGCAAGCCGATCGCGATCGCGTTTTGCTGGTGGGTGTGATGGCCGAGGGCATGACCGAGCAACAGTTTGAAGACAGCATTGGCGAACTTGTGCGTTTGGTGGAAAGCGCCCAGGGAGAAGTGGTCGGCATGGTGCAGCAAAAGCGATCGCGCCCCGACTCGCAAACGGTGATTGGCCAGGGCAAAGTGGAAGAGGTGACCTTAGAAGCCCAGCGTTCTAGAGCCAATTTGGTGGTCTTTAATCGAGATATCTCGGCCACCCAGGCGCGCAACCTGGAAGAACAGATTGGGTTGCTCGTCGTCGATCGCACCGAGGTGATTTTAGACATCTTCGCTCAGCGGGCGCGATCGCAGGCGGGCAAGCTCCAGGTAGAACTGGCCCAGTTGGAATACATGCTGCCCCGGCTGCGGGGGCGCGGACAGGCTATGTCGCGCCTAGGGGCGGGTATCGGCACTCGTGGCCCCGGGGAAACAAAATTGGAAACCGAACGGCGCACCATTCAACGGCGCATCAACCAGCTCCAGCAAGAAGTTGACCAGCTGCAAGCCCACCGTGCCCGCCTGCGCCACCAGCGAGAAAATCAGGATATGCCTGCGATCGCCCTCGTCGGCTACACCAACGCCGGCAAATCTACCCTGCTCAACACCCTCACCCAAGCCGACATCTACACCGCCGACCAGCTCTTTGCCACCCTCGACCCCACTACCCGCCGTCTGACTGTTATGGATCCCGACACGGGCGATCGCCGCGATCTGCTCCTTACCGACACCGTGGGCTTCATCCACCACCTGCCCCCCGCACTGATGGATGCCTTCCGCGCCACATTAGAAGAAGTCACCGAAGCCGACGCCCTCCTGCACGTCGTCGATTTGTCTCACCCCGCTTGGGAACGCCACATTCAATCCGTCCAAGAAGTGCTCGACGAATTGCCCTCATCCCCCGGCGATGTGCTGCTCGTCTTCAACAAAGTCGATCGCACCGACAGCGAAACCCTGACCCTGGCCCAACAAACCTACCCCAACGCCCTCTTCATCTCTGCCACCGAGCGCCTGGGCCTAGAAACCCTTCGACAGCGCCTTGTCCAGTTCATCGATGCCCACGGCATGACGCCGCCTGAAATTATCCCATCCAAATAA